The following are encoded together in the Adhaeribacter arboris genome:
- a CDS encoding cytochrome c oxidase subunit II, producing the protein MLFLVIGGAAFIWSFQNAEERIHIPVGSVHGVWIDDMFWLTMVVIGIVFVITQILLFYYSYRYQYKEEKRAYFFPHNNKLEIIWTMIPAVVMALLVFKGWKTWTKITDPAPKEAMVVEIVGKQFNWIARYPGTDNALGNVRTNLIDATNELGIDFSDQRSVDDILPSEIHIPKGRPILFKIRSRDVIHSFYLPHFRAQMHAVPGMPTKFWFVPTKTTADMATETGNPDFKYELVCNQICGANHFAMRAVVIVDEPEEFQKWMSTQKAFVADKPELLKNLKNPQGIVLDTKKEGTNKAAL; encoded by the coding sequence ATGTTGTTTCTTGTTATAGGAGGAGCAGCTTTTATCTGGTCTTTTCAAAATGCGGAAGAACGGATACATATTCCGGTAGGTTCGGTGCATGGAGTATGGATTGATGACATGTTCTGGTTAACCATGGTGGTAATCGGAATTGTGTTTGTTATCACCCAAATATTATTGTTTTATTATTCTTACCGCTACCAATACAAAGAAGAAAAAAGAGCTTATTTCTTTCCGCATAATAATAAATTGGAAATTATCTGGACTATGATTCCGGCTGTTGTTATGGCTTTGTTGGTATTTAAAGGTTGGAAAACATGGACAAAAATTACTGACCCAGCTCCCAAAGAAGCTATGGTGGTAGAAATTGTTGGCAAACAGTTTAACTGGATTGCCCGGTATCCGGGTACCGATAATGCTTTAGGGAATGTAAGAACTAATTTAATAGATGCTACAAATGAGCTTGGAATAGATTTTTCTGATCAAAGAAGTGTAGACGATATTCTACCCAGCGAAATTCATATTCCCAAAGGACGGCCGATACTATTTAAAATACGGTCCCGGGATGTAATTCACAGCTTTTATTTGCCTCATTTTAGAGCTCAGATGCACGCTGTACCAGGTATGCCTACCAAGTTCTGGTTTGTACCGACCAAAACTACTGCGGATATGGCTACAGAAACCGGTAATCCAGATTTTAAGTATGAATTGGTTTGTAATCAGATTTGTGGAGCGAATCACTTTGCCATGCGCGCCGTGGTAATTGTAGATGAACCGGAAGAATTTCAAAAATGGATGTCCACTCAAAAAGCCTTTGTCGCGGATAAGCCGGAATTATTGAAAAATCTGAAAAATCCGCAGGGAATTGTATTGGATACAAAAAAAGAAGGAACAAATAAGGCCGCACTTTAG
- a CDS encoding DUF3341 domain-containing protein produces the protein MTNKKFILGVFEEEEVLLHAIENIRAAGTKIYEVFTPFPIHGIDDVLGIKRSRLPIAAFLYGCAGLAFALWMQIYMLGFDWPMIIGGKPHIALPAFIPVSFELTVFCTAHGMVITFLIVCGLYPRLKVPVLDVRSTDDKFVMAIEVKDGVTDVNKVNDLLRSNGAVEVNEKEVINK, from the coding sequence ATGACTAATAAAAAGTTTATCCTCGGTGTTTTCGAGGAAGAAGAAGTTCTTCTTCATGCTATTGAAAATATAAGGGCAGCTGGTACAAAAATTTATGAAGTATTTACCCCATTCCCCATTCATGGTATTGATGATGTATTGGGTATTAAACGCTCACGATTACCCATTGCGGCCTTTTTATATGGTTGTGCGGGTTTAGCGTTTGCGCTCTGGATGCAAATTTATATGCTTGGCTTTGATTGGCCTATGATAATAGGTGGTAAACCGCATATTGCTTTGCCGGCTTTTATTCCGGTAAGTTTCGAATTAACTGTTTTTTGTACCGCTCATGGTATGGTAATTACCTTCTTGATTGTGTGCGGCTTATACCCAAGGCTTAAAGTACCAGTTCTGGATGTACGTTCCACCGACGATAAGTTTGTTATGGCCATTGAAGTAAAAGATGGTGTAACTGATGTAAACAAAGTAAATGACCTGCTTCGCTCAAATGGAGCCGTTGAAGTAAACGAGAAGGAGGTAATAAACAAATGA
- the nrfD gene encoding NrfD/PsrC family molybdoenzyme membrane anchor subunit: MQHVSPIREPLVTGGKTYHDITEDVSRQVEAKPNIRWALALAVALFFLGIFIYSVYRTLWYGIGEWGLNKTVGWAWDITNFVWWVGIGHAGTLISAILLLFRQKWRSSINRAAEAMTIFAVICAAMFPVLHMGRPWLAYWVLPLPNTFGSLWVNFNSPLLWDVFAISTYFTVSLVFWYLGLVPDFATIRDRATGPIARRAYALLSLGWTGSAKHWSRYETVSLILAGVSTPLVLSVHTIVSMDFATAVIPGWHTTIFPPYFVAGAIFSGFAMVLTLMIITRDVFRLKDYITLEHIESMNKVIILTGSIVGVAYITEFFIAWYSGVEYEQYAFINRATGPYWWAYWSMMTCNVITPQLFWIRKIRRSIVATFIITIFVNIGMWFERFVIIVTSLHRDYLPSSWVMFSPTKIDIGIYVGTLGLFFTLFLLFAKYFPVINMFEVKTILKSSSGVPHSLEPEESMHATTPVTHHNKHHD, translated from the coding sequence ATGCAGCATGTATCTCCGATAAGGGAACCTCTTGTAACAGGGGGGAAAACATACCATGACATCACCGAAGATGTCAGCCGGCAGGTAGAAGCGAAACCAAATATTCGCTGGGCACTTGCGTTGGCCGTAGCCTTATTTTTCTTAGGCATTTTTATATACTCTGTTTACCGCACTTTATGGTATGGTATAGGAGAGTGGGGCTTAAATAAAACAGTAGGTTGGGCTTGGGATATTACTAACTTCGTGTGGTGGGTAGGTATCGGGCACGCTGGTACTCTTATTTCAGCTATTCTTTTGTTGTTCCGCCAGAAATGGAGAAGTTCTATTAACAGAGCGGCGGAAGCCATGACCATTTTTGCGGTAATTTGTGCGGCGATGTTTCCGGTTTTACACATGGGCCGACCATGGTTAGCCTATTGGGTTTTACCATTGCCCAATACATTTGGTTCTTTGTGGGTAAACTTTAACTCCCCATTACTTTGGGACGTATTTGCCATTTCCACTTACTTTACGGTATCCTTAGTTTTCTGGTATTTAGGTTTAGTGCCGGATTTTGCCACTATCCGGGACAGGGCTACTGGTCCAATTGCGCGTCGGGCATATGCTTTACTAAGCTTGGGCTGGACTGGTTCTGCTAAACATTGGTCACGGTACGAAACTGTATCATTAATTTTGGCTGGGGTTTCTACGCCACTGGTACTTTCGGTACACACCATTGTATCTATGGACTTTGCAACGGCGGTAATTCCGGGCTGGCACACTACTATTTTCCCTCCATACTTCGTAGCAGGTGCTATTTTCTCTGGGTTTGCCATGGTATTAACCTTAATGATTATTACGCGTGATGTATTCCGGTTAAAAGATTACATTACCCTGGAGCACATTGAATCCATGAATAAAGTAATTATTCTAACCGGTTCTATTGTAGGGGTAGCTTATATAACCGAATTTTTTATCGCTTGGTATTCCGGGGTAGAATATGAACAATATGCCTTCATAAACCGAGCAACTGGACCTTATTGGTGGGCTTATTGGTCGATGATGACTTGTAACGTAATTACGCCCCAGCTTTTCTGGATTCGCAAAATCAGAAGAAGTATTGTAGCAACGTTTATCATTACCATTTTTGTGAATATAGGTATGTGGTTTGAGCGTTTTGTTATTATTGTAACTTCTCTGCACCGCGATTATTTACCGTCAAGCTGGGTAATGTTTTCTCCCACAAAAATTGATATTGGTATATACGTGGGTACTTTAGGGCTGTTTTTTACCTTGTTTTTATTATTTGCTAAGTACTTCCCGGTAATAAACATGTTCGAAGTAAAAACCATTTTAAAATCATCATCGGGTGTACCGCACTCTTTAGAGCCTGAAGAATCTATGCATGCCACTACACCTGTAACTCACCATAACAAACATCATGACTAA
- a CDS encoding cytochrome c oxidase subunit I produces the protein MASTDISLHNNVPIAHDEHDHEHDHHDQPFIFKYIFSQDHKVIAKQFLISGIIWAFIGGALSSLFRLQLGWPNETMPFLEPILGKWIEGGKLNQEFYLALVTMHGTIMVFFVLTAGLSGTFSNFLIPLQIGARDMASGFLNMLSYWFFFLSSVIMFTSLFLETGPASAGWTIYPPLSALPQAIPGSGTGMTMWLVAMVFFIVSSLLGSINYISTIINLRTAGMSMTKLPLTIWAFFLTAVLGVLSFPVLFSAALLLVFDRSFGTSFYLSDIYVAGQALSNTGGSPILFQHLFWFLGHPEVYIVILPGFGIVSEVIATNARKPIFGYRAMIGSMLGISILSFVVWAHHMFVSGMNPFLGSVFMFLTLIIAVPSAVKVFNWLATLWRGNIIFTPAMLFSIGFVSLFISGGLTGIILGNSALDIQLHNTYFVVAHFHLVMGSSAFFGMFAGVYHWFPKMFGRMMDEKLGYIHFWLTFLGVYLVFLPMHYVGIAGFPRRYYSWTAFETFSQFADLNMFISAAAIIAWFAQFIFLFNFVYSIFRGRRADANPWRSNTLEWTTPIHPGHGNWPGAIPAVYRWPYDYSKPGAEEDYIPQNIPHSETKSSNLSSEKELE, from the coding sequence ATGGCAAGCACAGATATTTCTTTACACAATAATGTGCCAATAGCACACGATGAACATGATCATGAGCACGACCATCATGATCAACCGTTTATATTTAAATATATTTTTAGCCAAGATCATAAAGTAATTGCAAAACAATTTTTGATCTCTGGTATAATTTGGGCTTTTATAGGCGGAGCTTTATCTAGCTTGTTCCGGCTACAACTCGGCTGGCCAAACGAGACTATGCCGTTTCTGGAGCCAATTTTAGGTAAATGGATTGAAGGAGGTAAATTAAATCAGGAATTTTATTTAGCCTTGGTAACCATGCATGGTACCATCATGGTATTTTTCGTGTTAACGGCGGGACTGAGTGGTACCTTCAGTAACTTTTTGATTCCCTTACAAATTGGCGCCCGTGATATGGCTTCCGGTTTTTTGAACATGTTATCGTACTGGTTTTTCTTTTTATCCAGTGTTATTATGTTTACCTCTCTTTTCCTGGAAACAGGACCTGCTTCGGCTGGTTGGACAATTTACCCACCATTAAGTGCATTACCGCAAGCAATTCCGGGTTCGGGTACGGGTATGACGATGTGGCTGGTAGCGATGGTGTTCTTTATTGTTTCGTCGCTTCTTGGTAGTATCAACTATATCTCTACTATTATCAATTTGCGTACCGCTGGTATGTCCATGACGAAGTTGCCCTTAACTATTTGGGCCTTCTTCTTAACGGCAGTATTAGGTGTTCTCTCCTTTCCTGTATTATTTTCAGCTGCTTTGTTGTTAGTATTTGACCGTTCTTTTGGTACGAGTTTTTACTTATCAGATATTTATGTAGCGGGGCAAGCACTAAGTAATACGGGTGGTAGTCCTATTTTATTCCAGCACTTATTTTGGTTCTTAGGTCACCCAGAAGTGTACATTGTTATTTTACCAGGATTTGGTATTGTATCAGAAGTTATAGCAACGAATGCTCGTAAACCCATTTTCGGCTACCGTGCTATGATTGGCTCCATGCTTGGTATTTCGATATTATCGTTTGTGGTATGGGCGCACCATATGTTCGTATCCGGTATGAATCCGTTCTTAGGATCGGTGTTTATGTTTTTAACCTTGATAATTGCGGTACCATCGGCGGTTAAGGTATTTAACTGGTTGGCTACCCTATGGCGGGGAAACATTATTTTTACACCAGCCATGCTGTTTTCAATTGGATTTGTTTCGTTGTTTATTTCCGGCGGATTAACGGGTATTATTTTAGGAAATTCGGCCCTGGATATACAACTGCATAATACGTATTTTGTAGTAGCACACTTCCACTTGGTAATGGGATCATCCGCCTTCTTTGGAATGTTTGCCGGGGTATATCATTGGTTCCCTAAAATGTTTGGCCGCATGATGGACGAAAAACTTGGGTATATTCATTTTTGGTTAACATTTTTGGGAGTATACTTAGTGTTTTTGCCTATGCACTACGTGGGTATTGCTGGTTTCCCAAGAAGATATTACTCTTGGACGGCTTTCGAAACCTTTAGCCAATTCGCGGACTTAAATATGTTTATTAGTGCCGCGGCGATTATAGCTTGGTTTGCTCAGTTTATCTTCCTCTTCAATTTTGTGTATAGTATTTTCCGGGGCCGTCGTGCCGATGCGAACCCATGGCGCTCGAATACATTAGAATGGACTACTCCTATTCACCCGGGCCATGGTAACTGGCCAGGAGCTATTCCTGCTGTATACAGATGGCCTTATGATTATTCTAAGCCAGGAGCAGAAGAAGATTATATTCCGCAAAATATTCCTCATTCAGAAACTAAATCATCTAACCTTTCGAGTGAGAAAGAACTTGAATAA
- a CDS encoding cytochrome c oxidase subunit 3 translates to MNARALNLNKSTTGIHPLKFTLWLLIMSIIMMFAAFTSAYIVRREEGNWLEFNLPNGLLINSILIAVSSIAMQWAYISAKKDNLNALKVALLLTFSLGVAFLIGQWNVWGELVTNKIFFGGPTANPSGSFMYVLTGVHGFHLITGLIFLLIVILAALRYRVHAKNLLQMELCTTYWHFLGALWVYLYVFLAVYH, encoded by the coding sequence ATGAATGCAAGAGCATTAAACTTAAATAAATCCACAACGGGAATTCATCCTTTAAAATTTACTTTGTGGTTGTTGATAATGAGTATTATCATGATGTTTGCCGCTTTTACCAGTGCGTACATTGTACGGCGGGAGGAAGGAAATTGGTTAGAGTTCAATTTGCCTAATGGTTTATTAATCAATTCTATTCTTATTGCGGTAAGTAGTATTGCCATGCAATGGGCTTATATATCGGCGAAAAAAGATAATTTAAATGCATTAAAAGTAGCTTTATTGCTTACCTTTAGTTTAGGAGTAGCTTTTTTAATTGGTCAGTGGAACGTTTGGGGAGAGTTGGTAACCAATAAAATATTCTTCGGAGGTCCTACGGCTAATCCTTCGGGCTCCTTTATGTATGTATTAACCGGAGTACATGGCTTTCACTTAATTACCGGGTTAATATTTTTATTAATTGTAATACTAGCAGCTCTACGATACCGGGTTCATGCTAAAAATTTATTGCAAATGGAATTGTGTACCACTTATTGGCATTTTTTAGGTGCCCTTTGGGTGTATCTTTACGTATTTTTAGCAGTATACCATTAA
- the cyoE gene encoding heme o synthase, with the protein MLVDNIENDLPTFLAMTKVKHYFQLLKFRLSSTVAFSSAIGYMLGSGHLEMQKILVIMLGGLLVTGAANIINQILEKDLDKLMKRTAKRPLPTGALSITEAAVFGGIIGIAGLSILALYFNLLTAVLALMSLILYGFVYTPLKRISPICVLVGAIPGGLPPLLGWVAATGVVSVEAWILFGIQFVWQFPHFWAIAWVLDDDYKLAGFKMLPMEGGKNLKTAFQIMTYTLLLIPLSMLPLQFGMAGKTSAIIAVMCGVLFLAQTLYLMQTCSKKAAMSIMFGSFLYLPIVQIALVLDKI; encoded by the coding sequence ATGCTAGTAGATAATATAGAGAATGATCTGCCTACCTTTTTAGCCATGACGAAAGTAAAGCATTACTTCCAGTTGTTAAAGTTCCGGTTATCCAGTACCGTGGCTTTTTCAAGTGCCATTGGGTATATGCTAGGGTCGGGCCACCTGGAAATGCAGAAAATCTTAGTAATAATGTTGGGAGGACTTCTGGTAACCGGGGCGGCTAACATTATTAACCAAATTCTGGAAAAAGATTTAGATAAACTGATGAAGCGAACCGCTAAACGGCCGTTGCCAACAGGTGCTTTATCTATAACTGAAGCTGCTGTATTTGGTGGTATAATTGGCATAGCTGGTTTAAGTATTCTGGCATTATACTTTAACCTGCTAACCGCTGTTTTGGCGCTCATGTCTTTAATATTGTACGGATTTGTATATACGCCATTAAAGCGGATTTCTCCTATTTGTGTGTTAGTAGGAGCCATTCCGGGTGGTTTACCTCCCTTATTAGGTTGGGTAGCGGCAACCGGAGTGGTAAGTGTAGAGGCTTGGATACTATTTGGAATTCAGTTTGTTTGGCAATTTCCTCATTTTTGGGCAATAGCGTGGGTGTTAGATGATGATTATAAGCTGGCAGGATTTAAGATGTTGCCCATGGAAGGTGGCAAGAACCTGAAGACGGCTTTTCAAATAATGACTTACACGCTGTTGTTAATTCCGTTGAGTATGCTGCCTTTGCAATTTGGAATGGCTGGTAAAACATCAGCAATTATTGCTGTAATGTGTGGCGTGTTGTTTTTAGCTCAAACCTTATACTTAATGCAAACCTGCTCCAAAAAAGCAGCTATGAGTATTATGTTCGGGTCTTTTCTGTACTTGCCAATTGTACAAATTGCGTTAGTATTGGATAAAATTTAA
- a CDS encoding c-type cytochrome gives MFSCSKGPNDTGTQYAPQMYDDPSYEALKQADYNKVNPGRMNMRVPAKNTIPRGKLAYFNHIPKNDSLNQADALKNPFVANAQVLEEGQVLYERFCQHCHGAEGKGDGKVGVVFKGVANLQSDAIKAASMGHIYHVITNGKGRMMPHGSQVNPEERWKIALYVKNTLQGAGEQATEVNSEAATEASSSDGDNVQQSTGTPNSQ, from the coding sequence ATGTTTTCTTGCAGTAAAGGTCCTAATGATACGGGAACTCAGTATGCTCCGCAAATGTACGATGACCCTTCTTACGAAGCATTAAAGCAAGCAGATTATAACAAAGTTAATCCGGGCCGCATGAATATGCGGGTGCCGGCAAAAAATACTATACCACGGGGCAAATTAGCATACTTCAATCATATTCCTAAGAATGACAGCTTAAATCAAGCGGATGCCCTTAAAAACCCTTTTGTTGCCAACGCGCAAGTACTGGAAGAAGGGCAAGTATTATACGAACGGTTTTGCCAACATTGCCACGGTGCTGAGGGAAAAGGCGATGGCAAAGTAGGAGTTGTGTTTAAAGGGGTAGCTAACTTGCAATCCGATGCAATAAAAGCGGCGAGTATGGGCCATATTTATCATGTAATAACCAATGGTAAAGGACGCATGATGCCGCATGGCTCACAAGTAAATCCGGAGGAACGCTGGAAAATTGCTTTGTATGTTAAAAATACCTTACAAGGAGCGGGTGAGCAAGCGACGGAAGTAAATAGCGAAGCAGCCACGGAAGCTTCTTCCAGCGACGGAGACAATGTACAACAATCTACTGGAACTCCTAATTCTCAATAA
- a CDS encoding COX15/CtaA family protein, translating into MSNESFSSKRFRNIGVITIASVYFLILVGGVVRSTGSGMGCPDWPKCFGTWIPPTNSNQLPDDYLSVYKNKRIEKNQKLANYLKTLGFNQLASDIFSHSSQYIETEFNVTKTWIEYLNRLVGVLIGIFIFFTLVFSLSYLKKDPVIFYLAFISFILVGIQGWLGSLVVSTNLLPIMVTVHMALALVLVALLIYAVARSQKDQFKLITQPIATKTYVLIILAIALSFVQILLGTQVREMVDIIASEFGYNNRGQWISNIGSSFYIHRSFSAVVFIVNVYLCWQLYALNDKRFNKLVNGILVFVGLEILVGVILAYFAIPAVLQPVHLVLATLLFGLQFFVFIVCYYATHIRVLKLAVR; encoded by the coding sequence ATGAGTAATGAATCTTTTAGTTCTAAAAGATTTAGAAATATAGGAGTTATTACCATTGCTTCTGTATATTTTTTAATCTTAGTAGGAGGAGTCGTAAGAAGCACGGGATCTGGAATGGGTTGTCCGGACTGGCCGAAGTGTTTCGGAACCTGGATTCCTCCTACTAATAGTAACCAATTGCCTGATGACTATCTTTCGGTTTATAAAAATAAACGCATTGAGAAAAATCAAAAGCTAGCCAATTACTTAAAAACCTTAGGTTTTAATCAATTAGCATCCGATATTTTTTCCCATTCATCTCAATATATAGAAACGGAGTTTAATGTAACAAAAACCTGGATTGAATACCTGAATCGGTTAGTAGGAGTATTAATAGGTATATTCATTTTCTTTACCCTGGTTTTCTCATTATCATACCTTAAGAAAGATCCGGTTATATTCTATTTAGCCTTCATTAGCTTTATTTTAGTTGGTATTCAGGGGTGGTTAGGCTCTTTAGTTGTTTCAACCAATTTATTGCCCATTATGGTAACCGTGCACATGGCTTTGGCTCTAGTGTTAGTTGCGCTATTAATATATGCAGTTGCCCGCTCGCAAAAAGATCAATTTAAGCTAATAACTCAACCTATCGCCACTAAAACTTACGTACTCATCATTCTAGCAATTGCTTTATCATTTGTGCAAATACTATTAGGAACTCAGGTGCGGGAAATGGTTGATATTATTGCATCTGAATTCGGTTACAACAATAGGGGGCAATGGATTTCAAATATTGGTTCATCGTTTTACATTCATCGGTCTTTTTCGGCCGTGGTATTTATTGTGAATGTATATTTGTGCTGGCAATTATATGCTCTAAACGATAAGCGTTTTAATAAATTAGTTAATGGTATCCTGGTTTTTGTAGGGTTGGAGATTTTGGTCGGAGTTATTTTAGCTTATTTTGCTATACCGGCCGTTTTACAACCGGTTCATTTAGTATTGGCAACTTTATTATTTGGGCTACAATTTTTTGTTTTTATAGTTTGTTATTATGCTACCCATATTCGGGTATTAAAGTTGGCTGTTCGATAA
- a CDS encoding cytochrome c oxidase subunit 3: MSSTTSSTTTLERPKTGTWDGGNEPMKASYGKLMMWFFLLSDTFTFAAFLTTYGLIRHRHLAYIGEHDKFVFSQSYWPIPDKVFNAFPFFHGVDLPLAFVALMTMILILSSVTMVLAVEAGHRMDKKDVEKWLLWTILFGSTFLGCQAWEWTHFITGTEGGLTLADGSKVFGANLTMNQYGPPLFADLFFFITGFHGTHVFSGIVLLIIMFIMAVNGAFHKRGHYEMVEKVGLYWHFVDLVWVFVFTFFYLV; this comes from the coding sequence ATGTCTAGCACAACATCTAGTACAACAACTCTGGAGCGGCCAAAAACGGGTACCTGGGATGGCGGGAATGAGCCGATGAAAGCCAGTTATGGAAAACTCATGATGTGGTTTTTCCTGCTGTCAGATACGTTTACCTTTGCAGCTTTTTTAACTACGTACGGGTTAATTCGTCACCGCCATCTTGCTTATATAGGCGAGCACGATAAATTTGTATTCTCTCAAAGCTACTGGCCCATACCCGATAAAGTTTTCAATGCTTTTCCTTTTTTCCATGGGGTAGATTTGCCCTTAGCTTTCGTGGCCTTAATGACCATGATCTTAATTCTTTCTTCGGTAACCATGGTATTAGCCGTAGAAGCCGGTCATCGGATGGATAAGAAAGATGTGGAAAAATGGTTGCTTTGGACGATTTTGTTTGGTTCTACATTTCTGGGCTGTCAAGCCTGGGAGTGGACCCACTTTATTACCGGTACGGAAGGCGGATTGACTTTAGCTGATGGTTCCAAAGTGTTCGGTGCTAATCTTACCATGAACCAGTACGGCCCACCCTTATTCGCTGATTTGTTTTTCTTTATAACCGGTTTCCACGGTACTCACGTATTTAGTGGTATTGTTTTGCTCATTATCATGTTTATCATGGCAGTGAACGGAGCTTTTCATAAGCGGGGTCACTACGAAATGGTGGAAAAAGTAGGCTTATACTGGCACTTTGTAGATTTGGTGTGGGTATTTGTATTTACCTTCTTTTATTTGGTTTAG
- a CDS encoding cytochrome C oxidase subunit IV family protein → MASHSHNSNEEEYIGDIPAPQTKAIWRVFLILCGLTAIEFCFAFFMDPSTLRNSIYIVLTLFKAFFIVGEFMHLKHETKSLIWSILIPSALLVWLLIALITEGTYFGDNVYNYFK, encoded by the coding sequence ATGGCTTCACACTCACATAATTCCAACGAGGAAGAATATATAGGTGATATTCCAGCACCTCAAACTAAAGCAATTTGGCGGGTGTTTTTAATTCTATGCGGATTAACGGCAATAGAATTCTGTTTTGCTTTCTTTATGGACCCTAGTACACTGCGGAATAGTATATATATTGTACTTACTCTATTTAAAGCTTTCTTTATCGTGGGTGAATTTATGCACTTGAAACACGAAACGAAATCACTTATCTGGAGTATTTTGATTCCTTCGGCTTTGCTTGTATGGTTATTAATTGCGTTAATAACCGAGGGTACTTATTTTGGTGATAATGTCTATAACTATTTTAAATAA
- a CDS encoding quinol:cytochrome C oxidoreductase has translation MMIGLGLVLLILGIFLTMNGGGSHHGGTGEHEAAAAGGHHVIDWKNRLFANLWLNNVYFTGIAVIGLFFTAVQYVAYAGWSVLIKRVLEALSYYLPVGAVVMLAVFLIGQHQLFHWTDHTLYEEGNPNYDPIIAGKAGFLNIPFYLIRMVGYFALWIIFFLWMRKQSIAEDLEGGIVYYNKSIRIGAMFLVIFGVTSSLSAWDWVLSIDTHWFSTMFGWYVFASWFVSGLAATTLIVIILKQNGYLQMVNANHLHDLGKFVFAFSIFWTYVWFSQFMLIWYANLPEESIYFMERLSGYQDHYTWIFFVNLIVNFVFPFLVLMTRDAKRQMIMLKLVCIAILVGHWLDFYLMIMPGTMRGESGFGLIELGTALTFLGIFLITLTRGLSKASLVPVNHPFLEESIHHTV, from the coding sequence ATGATGATTGGACTAGGTTTGGTATTATTAATTTTAGGAATATTTTTAACTATGAATGGGGGCGGTTCCCACCATGGCGGAACAGGTGAACACGAAGCAGCCGCGGCAGGTGGTCACCACGTTATTGACTGGAAAAATCGTTTATTCGCCAACCTTTGGCTGAATAATGTTTATTTTACTGGAATAGCCGTTATTGGTTTGTTTTTTACAGCGGTGCAATACGTAGCTTACGCAGGGTGGTCGGTTCTGATAAAAAGGGTTTTAGAAGCACTTAGTTATTATTTACCAGTAGGAGCAGTAGTCATGCTAGCTGTGTTTCTAATAGGTCAACACCAATTATTTCACTGGACAGACCATACTTTATACGAAGAAGGTAATCCTAATTATGATCCTATTATTGCAGGCAAGGCTGGTTTTTTAAATATTCCTTTTTACCTAATCCGGATGGTAGGGTACTTCGCCTTATGGATAATTTTCTTTCTATGGATGAGAAAGCAATCCATAGCAGAGGATTTAGAAGGTGGCATTGTATACTATAATAAAAGTATTCGAATAGGAGCCATGTTCCTAGTAATTTTTGGAGTAACTTCTTCTCTTTCTGCTTGGGATTGGGTATTATCCATTGATACCCATTGGTTTAGTACGATGTTTGGCTGGTACGTGTTTGCAAGCTGGTTTGTTTCTGGTTTAGCGGCTACTACCCTAATTGTTATCATCTTAAAACAAAACGGTTATTTGCAAATGGTTAATGCGAACCACTTGCATGACCTCGGGAAATTTGTATTTGCTTTCAGTATTTTCTGGACATACGTGTGGTTTTCGCAATTCATGCTTATTTGGTACGCAAACCTGCCAGAAGAGTCTATCTACTTTATGGAGCGGCTAAGTGGTTACCAAGATCATTATACCTGGATCTTCTTTGTAAACTTAATTGTGAACTTCGTGTTTCCTTTTCTGGTATTAATGACCCGAGACGCTAAACGTCAGATGATCATGTTAAAACTTGTTTGTATTGCCATCCTGGTCGGTCATTGGTTAGATTTTTACTTGATGATTATGCCGGGAACAATGCGTGGTGAGAGCGGTTTTGGCTTGATAGAGTTAGGTACAGCTCTTACTTTCCTGGGTATATTTTTGATAACTCTTACCCGCGGCTTATCCAAGGCTTCGCTGGTACCGGTCAATCATCCGTTCTTAGAAGAAAGTATTCACCATACCGTATAA